The following are encoded together in the bacterium genome:
- a CDS encoding amidase — protein MRDNLNALVAHYSGRIEGAKEGPLASLTFAAKDNFHIAGHATGCGNPDWLRTHPPETQTAPAVEGLIRAGAALTAKCHMDEIAFSLNGENAHYGTPVNVNAPGRIPGGSSSGSAAAVAGGLADFALGSDTLGSVRVPASYCGIYGIRPTHGRIPAEGLVPLAPSFDTIGWFARDPKILLKVGRVLFGEKKAQAPSRLLIPEDAWDLANPEVKEALSPFVKKIGAALGAAENIRLTEDGLEEWLPPARHLLGWEVWQAHGPWVEKERPAFGPHIEARFEWAAAMPAGKAEAARTIREAATRRMRALLTPGTLMAIPTAPGIAPVKNMEGPELEAFRHRLIQLTSIASVSGVPQISLPLGKVEGCPVGLSLIAGAGEDEALLEMAVRLRDS, from the coding sequence ATGCGCGATAATCTGAACGCGCTTGTCGCCCATTACAGCGGGCGAATCGAGGGTGCGAAGGAAGGCCCGCTGGCCTCCCTCACTTTCGCGGCGAAGGACAACTTTCACATCGCAGGCCACGCGACAGGCTGCGGCAATCCCGACTGGCTGCGCACCCACCCGCCGGAGACCCAGACCGCCCCGGCCGTGGAGGGACTCATCCGGGCCGGCGCGGCGCTCACCGCGAAATGCCACATGGACGAGATCGCCTTTTCCCTGAACGGCGAAAATGCGCACTACGGAACCCCCGTCAACGTCAACGCGCCGGGGCGCATCCCGGGCGGCTCCTCGAGCGGATCGGCGGCGGCGGTCGCGGGAGGGCTCGCCGATTTCGCGCTCGGCTCCGACACTCTGGGCTCGGTCCGCGTGCCGGCCAGCTACTGCGGCATCTACGGCATCCGGCCCACCCACGGCCGCATCCCCGCCGAGGGCCTCGTCCCCCTCGCCCCCTCGTTCGACACGATCGGCTGGTTCGCCCGCGACCCGAAAATTCTCCTGAAAGTCGGCCGGGTCCTTTTCGGGGAAAAGAAGGCGCAAGCCCCGTCGCGCCTGCTTATCCCCGAGGACGCCTGGGATCTGGCGAACCCGGAGGTCAAAGAGGCGCTCTCCCCCTTCGTGAAAAAAATCGGGGCCGCGCTCGGCGCCGCAGAAAACATCCGACTCACCGAAGACGGACTGGAAGAATGGCTCCCCCCGGCCCGGCACCTTCTCGGGTGGGAGGTGTGGCAGGCCCACGGCCCTTGGGTCGAAAAAGAGCGCCCCGCGTTCGGCCCCCACATCGAGGCGCGCTTCGAGTGGGCGGCCGCGATGCCGGCCGGAAAGGCCGAAGCAGCCCGCACCATCCGGGAGGCGGCGACCCGCCGGATGCGGGCGCTCCTCACCCCCGGAACCTTGATGGCGATTCCAACCGCCCCCGGCATCGCGCCCGTGAAAAACATGGAAGGGCCCGAGCTCGAGGCGTTCCGCCATCGGCTCATCCAGCTCACCTCAATCGCGAGCGTGAGCGGCGTTCCGCAAATCAGTCTGCCGCTGGGAAAGGTGGAGGGCTGCCCGGTGGGGCTCTCCCTCATCGCCGGCGCGGGGGAGGATGAGGCGCTGCTCGAGATGGCCGTTCGCCTGCGGGATAGCTAG
- a CDS encoding cupin domain-containing protein — MEYAGNFFAVNTEKIEWEDGEKILGLPPGVQIKVIREGYDEVSERTEKFVKFPPGYVEPRHEHDHYHCILVLEGEMHVDGKILTPGDYVYGGGAGNLHGPYEYPVGCRVFSCGRAVKMNQIHRRAAE; from the coding sequence ATGGAATACGCAGGCAACTTCTTTGCGGTAAACACCGAAAAGATCGAATGGGAAGACGGAGAAAAAATCCTGGGCCTTCCTCCAGGCGTCCAGATCAAGGTTATCCGCGAGGGATACGACGAGGTGTCCGAGCGGACGGAGAAGTTCGTCAAATTTCCGCCCGGCTACGTCGAGCCGCGGCACGAGCACGATCACTACCACTGCATCCTCGTCCTCGAGGGGGAGATGCACGTGGACGGGAAAATCCTCACGCCGGGCGATTACGTCTACGGCGGCGGAGCGGGGAATCTTCACGGCCCCTACGAATATCCGGTGGGCTGCCGCGTTTTCTCCTGCGGCCGGGCCGTGAAAATGAACCAGATACACCGGAGAGCGGCCGAATAG
- a CDS encoding cupin domain-containing protein: MNPAEKFLALKTDDIEWEDGTRIIGLPPGIQVKIVAEGYDGVSERVDKFLRFPPGYLEPLHIHDHLHSTLILEGEMHVHGKILKRGDFVFGGPGEQHGPFHYPVGCTVFSCSRAKKMNQIHRNPQSGRDTDLTKGY; this comes from the coding sequence ATGAACCCCGCCGAAAAGTTCCTCGCCCTCAAAACAGACGATATCGAATGGGAGGATGGAACCCGGATTATCGGCCTGCCGCCCGGTATTCAGGTCAAGATTGTGGCCGAGGGCTACGACGGCGTTTCCGAGCGCGTGGACAAATTCCTGCGCTTTCCCCCCGGCTACCTCGAGCCGCTGCACATCCACGATCATCTTCACAGCACCCTCATTCTCGAGGGCGAGATGCACGTCCACGGGAAAATCCTCAAGCGCGGGGACTTCGTATTCGGCGGCCCCGGCGAACAGCACGGCCCCTTCCACTACCCGGTCGGCTGCACGGTCTTCTCCTGCAGCCGGGCGAAGAAGATGAACCAGATACACCGGAATCCCCAATCCGGCCGGGACACGGATCTCACGAAGGGCTACTAG
- a CDS encoding extracellular solute-binding protein: MSTGKLSRRKFIKGAVATAIAAPAVLRGAKPASALSKEEEGIVNAAKKAGGAGLNLMVWSLYYRNMPKTMEEFRKLTGIGTSKIQDISVFQIPQRSLTEAVQRSGTFDMFHIDTNMIPSLVSAGLAEPLDKYLDEAGFRPQMVGKFPLYTKYKGQTYGLMTDGNVHVQVARKDLMENPDEQKRFADKHGKPLKMPVTWEDNQQIAEFFHRPDQKLYGSGSLRNRTNGLTWWHMYFYSAGGSMFDGDMNPTINNSAGEYAMKVYLDLKKASPPEAPGWGTPQMIPQHYNGHIATSQYWDGMLAGLEGPANRAKKPWLYSVVPGSTHSGKLMNRSVSTTTSWVVNRHAKNKAQAAYLAMWWSTLASSTDIVGHPTMTFHDPWHPGHFDPSIPEGKMVAKVYSPLGMEAIKENLLITTPQIYLTGAREFWEALGKGLSEAYVGQITAKQALVNTERAWTRLIGQIGKKRLKEEMATYLAMFPDRNTPKG; the protein is encoded by the coding sequence ATGAGCACAGGGAAGTTGAGCAGACGGAAGTTCATCAAGGGCGCAGTGGCGACAGCAATTGCCGCGCCGGCAGTTCTGCGGGGGGCGAAGCCCGCAAGTGCCCTGAGCAAAGAAGAGGAAGGCATCGTCAACGCGGCAAAGAAAGCGGGCGGCGCGGGTCTCAACCTCATGGTGTGGTCCCTGTACTACCGCAACATGCCGAAGACGATGGAGGAGTTCCGGAAGCTGACCGGGATCGGCACCAGCAAGATTCAGGACATCAGCGTCTTCCAGATTCCCCAGCGCTCCCTGACCGAGGCCGTCCAGCGCTCCGGCACGTTCGATATGTTCCACATCGACACGAACATGATTCCCTCGCTGGTTTCGGCGGGCCTCGCCGAGCCGCTCGACAAGTATCTGGACGAAGCCGGCTTCCGGCCCCAGATGGTGGGCAAGTTTCCCCTCTACACGAAGTACAAGGGGCAGACCTATGGCCTGATGACGGACGGCAACGTCCACGTCCAGGTGGCCCGCAAAGACCTCATGGAGAATCCCGACGAGCAGAAGCGCTTCGCCGACAAGCACGGCAAGCCGCTCAAGATGCCGGTGACCTGGGAGGACAACCAGCAGATCGCCGAGTTCTTCCACCGCCCCGACCAGAAGCTCTACGGTTCGGGCAGCCTGCGCAACCGGACGAACGGCCTCACCTGGTGGCACATGTACTTCTACAGCGCTGGTGGCTCCATGTTCGATGGCGACATGAACCCGACGATCAACAATAGCGCTGGCGAGTACGCGATGAAGGTCTACCTTGACCTGAAAAAGGCCTCCCCGCCGGAAGCGCCGGGCTGGGGCACGCCGCAGATGATTCCGCAGCACTACAACGGGCACATCGCCACCTCCCAGTACTGGGACGGCATGCTCGCGGGCCTCGAGGGGCCGGCCAACCGGGCCAAGAAGCCCTGGCTCTACAGCGTGGTTCCGGGTTCCACCCACTCTGGCAAGCTCATGAACCGTTCGGTCTCGACAACGACGAGCTGGGTGGTCAACCGCCACGCCAAGAACAAGGCGCAGGCGGCCTACCTCGCCATGTGGTGGAGCACCCTCGCCAGCAGCACCGACATCGTCGGGCACCCGACCATGACGTTCCACGATCCGTGGCATCCGGGACACTTCGATCCCAGCATTCCCGAGGGCAAGATGGTGGCGAAGGTCTACTCCCCGCTGGGGATGGAGGCCATCAAGGAGAATCTGCTGATCACCACCCCGCAGATTTACCTGACCGGCGCCCGCGAGTTCTGGGAAGCGCTCGGCAAGGGTCTCTCGGAGGCCTACGTCGGCCAGATCACTGCCAAGCAGGCGCTCGTGAACACCGAGCGGGCCTGGACGCGGCTGATCGGCCAGATTGGCAAGAAGCGCCTGAAAGAGGAGATGGCCACCTACCTGGCGATGTTCCCCGACCGGAACACGCCGAAGGGCTAG